One genomic segment of Natrinema sp. HArc-T2 includes these proteins:
- a CDS encoding winged helix-turn-helix transcriptional regulator — protein MSESTEQLEVWCAGEDWCPVTSTATLIGKKWHTVILHRLLANGPLGFNALKKEVGGISSKVLSDSLEDLEAKQLVERSVISEKPVRVEYSLTEHGKSLEPVIQEMAKWGQEHLTAARDKESSIA, from the coding sequence ATGAGCGAGTCGACAGAGCAACTGGAAGTGTGGTGTGCAGGCGAAGACTGGTGTCCTGTCACCTCCACAGCGACACTGATTGGCAAGAAGTGGCACACCGTTATCCTCCATCGATTGCTTGCCAACGGGCCACTTGGATTCAACGCACTGAAAAAAGAAGTCGGCGGGATCTCGAGCAAAGTCCTCTCGGACTCACTCGAGGACCTCGAGGCCAAACAGTTGGTCGAGCGGTCGGTCATCAGCGAAAAACCGGTCCGGGTCGAGTATTCGTTGACCGAACACGGCAAATCGCTAGAGCCAGTGATTCAGGAGATGGCCAAATGGGGACAGGAACACCTGACGGCTGCACGGGACAAGGAAAGCTCGATTGCCTGA